In a genomic window of Sus scrofa isolate TJ Tabasco breed Duroc chromosome 4, Sscrofa11.1, whole genome shotgun sequence:
- the HCN3 gene encoding potassium/sodium hyperpolarization-activated cyclic nucleotide-gated channel 3 isoform X2: MLLLMVGNLIVLPVGITFFKEENSPPWIVFNVLSDTFFLMDLVLNFRTGIVVEEGAEILLAPRAIRTRYLRTWFLVDLISSIPVDYIFLVVELEPRLDAEVYKTARALRIVRFTKILSLLRLLRLSRLIRYIHQWEEIFHMTYDLASAVVRIFNLIGMMLLLCHWDGCLQFLVPMLQDFPPDCWVSINHMVNHSWGRQYSHALFKAMSHMLCIGYGQQAPVGMPDVWLTMLSMIVGATCYAMFIGHATALIQSLDSSRRQYQEKYKQVEQYMSFHKLPADTRQRIHEYYEHRYQGKMFDEESILGELSEPLREEIINFTCRGLVAHMPLFAHADPSFVTAVLTKLRFEVFQPGDLVVREGSVGRKMYFIQHGLLSVLARGARDTRLTDGSYFGEICLLTRGRRTASVRADTYCRLYSLSVDHFNAVLEEFPMMRRAFETVAMDRLRRIGKKNSILQRKRSEPSPGSSGGLMEQHLVQHDRDMARGVRGLAPGTGARLSGKPVLWEPLVHAPLQAAAVTSNVAIALTHQRGPLPLSPDSPVTLLARSARRSAGAGSPASPLVPVRAGPLLARGPWASTSRLPAPPARTLHASLSRAGRSQVSLLGPPPGGGGRRLGPRGRPLSASQPSLPQRAAGDGSPGRKGSGSERLPPSGLLAKPPGTAQPPRPPVPEPATPRGPQLSANM; this comes from the exons ATGCTCCTGCTGATGGTGGGCAACCTCATTGTGCTACCTGTGGGCATCACCTTCTTCAAGGAGGAGAACTCTCCGCCTTGGATTGTCTTCAACGTCCTCTCTGACACTTTCTTCCTGATGGATCTGGTGCTCAATTTCCGCACCGGCATTGTCGTTGAGGAGGGCGCTGAGATCCTGCTGGCACCTCGGGCCATCCGTACACGCTACTTGCGCACCTGGTTCCTGGTCGACCTCATCTCCTCTATTCCCGTGGATTACATTTTCCTGGTGGTGGAGCTGGAGCCACGACTGGACGCCGAGGTCTACAAAACAGCGCGGGCCCTGCGCATCGTGCGTTTCACcaagatccttagcctgctgcggCTGCTCCGCCTCTCCCGCCTCATCCGCTACATACACcagtgggaggag ATCTTTCACATGACCTATGACCTGGCCAGTGCGGTGGTTCGCATCTTCAACCTCATCGGGATGATGCTGCTGCTATGTCACTGGGATGGCTGTCTGCAGTTCctggtccccatgctgcaggACTTCCCTCCCGACTGCTGGGTCTCCATCAACCACATGGTG AACCACTCGTGGGGCCGCCAGTATTCCCACGCCCTGTTCAAGGCCATGAGCCACATGCTCTGCATTGGCTACGGGCAGCAGGCACCTGTGGGCATGCCCGATGTCTGGCTCACCATGCTCAGCATGATCGTGGGCGCCACGTGCTACGCTATGTTCATCGGCCACGCCACCGCCCTCATCCAGTCCCTGGACTCCTCCCGGCGCCAGTACCAAGAGAAG TACAAGCAGGTGGAGCAGTACATGTCCTTCCACAAGCTGCCAGCGGACACACGGCAGCGCATCCATGAGTACTATGAGCACCGCTACCAGGGCAAGATGTTCGATGAGGAAAGCATCCTAGGCGAGCTGAGCGAACCGCTTCGGGAG gagATCATTAACTTCACCTGCCGGGGCCTGGTGGCCCACATGCCGCTGTTCGCTCACGCCGACCCCAGCTTCGTCACGGCTGTGCTCACCAAGCTGCGCTTTGAGGTCTTCCAGCCGGGGGACCTCGTGGTGCGTGAGGGCTCCGTGGGCAGGAAGATGTACTTCATCCAGCACGGGCTGCTCAGTGTGCTGGCCCGCGGTGCCCGGGACACCCGCCTCACTGATGGATCCTACTTTGGGG AGATCTGTCTGCTGACTCGGGGCCGCCGCACAGCCAGTGTGCGTGCTGACACCTACTGCCGCCTCTACTCACTCAGTGTGGACCATTTCAATGCTGTGCTCGAAGAGTTTCCCATGATGCGCCGGGCCTTCGAGACAGTGGCCATGGATCGGCTGCGCCGCATCG GCAAGAAGAATTCCATACTACAGCGGAAGCGCTCCGAGCCTAGTCCGGGCAGCAGTGGGGGCCTCATGGAGCAGCACTTGGTGCAACACGACAGGGATATGGCTCGGGGTGTTCGGGGCCTGGCCCCAGGCACAGGAGCTCGGCTCAGCGGAAAGCCAGTGCTGTGGGAGCCTCTAGTACACGCGCCCCTGCAAGCAGCCGCCGTGACCTCCAATGTGGCCATTGCCCTGACTCACCAGCGGggccctcttcccctctcccctgacTCTCCAGTCACCCTCCTTGCTCGCTCTGCTCGAAGATCAGCAGGAGcaggctccccagcctccccactgGTACCTGTCCGAGCCGGCCCTCTGCTGGCCCGGGGGCCTTGGGCATCCACCTCCCGCCTGCCGGCTCCCCCTGCCAGAACCCTCCATGCCAGCCTATCCCGGGCTGGGCGCTCCCAGGTGTCCCTGCTGGGCCCGCCTCCAGGTGGAGGTGGGCGGCGCCTAGGACCTCGGGGCCGCCCACTCTCAGCCTCCCAACCCTCACTGCCTCAGCGGGCAGCAGGCGATGGCTCTCCTGGGCGGAAGGGCTCAGGAAGCGAACGCCTGCCCCCCTCAGGGCTCCTGGCCAAGCCTCCAGGGACAGCCCAGCCCCCCAGGCCACCGGTGCCTGAGCCAGCCACGCCCCGGGGCCCCCAGCTCTCTGCCAACATGTGA
- the HCN3 gene encoding potassium/sodium hyperpolarization-activated cyclic nucleotide-gated channel 3 isoform X1 gives MEAEQRPPTGTSDGATPGLEAAPPAAPASTTTASGPIPGSGPGPEPKRRQLGTLLQPTVNKFSLRVFGSHKAVEIEQERVKSAGAWIIHPYSDFRFYWDLIMLLLMVGNLIVLPVGITFFKEENSPPWIVFNVLSDTFFLMDLVLNFRTGIVVEEGAEILLAPRAIRTRYLRTWFLVDLISSIPVDYIFLVVELEPRLDAEVYKTARALRIVRFTKILSLLRLLRLSRLIRYIHQWEEIFHMTYDLASAVVRIFNLIGMMLLLCHWDGCLQFLVPMLQDFPPDCWVSINHMVNHSWGRQYSHALFKAMSHMLCIGYGQQAPVGMPDVWLTMLSMIVGATCYAMFIGHATALIQSLDSSRRQYQEKYKQVEQYMSFHKLPADTRQRIHEYYEHRYQGKMFDEESILGELSEPLREEIINFTCRGLVAHMPLFAHADPSFVTAVLTKLRFEVFQPGDLVVREGSVGRKMYFIQHGLLSVLARGARDTRLTDGSYFGEICLLTRGRRTASVRADTYCRLYSLSVDHFNAVLEEFPMMRRAFETVAMDRLRRIGKKNSILQRKRSEPSPGSSGGLMEQHLVQHDRDMARGVRGLAPGTGARLSGKPVLWEPLVHAPLQAAAVTSNVAIALTHQRGPLPLSPDSPVTLLARSARRSAGAGSPASPLVPVRAGPLLARGPWASTSRLPAPPARTLHASLSRAGRSQVSLLGPPPGGGGRRLGPRGRPLSASQPSLPQRAAGDGSPGRKGSGSERLPPSGLLAKPPGTAQPPRPPVPEPATPRGPQLSANM, from the exons ATGGAGGCGGAGCAGCGGCCGCCGACTGGGACCAGCGACGGGGCGACCCCTGGACTGGAGGCGGCGCCTCCTGCTGCCCCGGCGTCTACGACCACGGCCTCCGGTCCGATCCCTGGGTCCGGGCCCGGGCCTGAGCCCAAGAGGAGGCAGCTCGGGACGCTGCTCCAGCCTACGGTCAACAAGTTCTCCCTTCGTGTGTTCGGCAGCCACAAAGCAGTGGAAATCGAGCAGGAGCGGGTCAAGTCAGCGGGGGCCTGGATCATCCATCCCTACAGCGACTTCCG GTTTTACTGGGACCTGATCATGCTCCTGCTGATGGTGGGCAACCTCATTGTGCTACCTGTGGGCATCACCTTCTTCAAGGAGGAGAACTCTCCGCCTTGGATTGTCTTCAACGTCCTCTCTGACACTTTCTTCCTGATGGATCTGGTGCTCAATTTCCGCACCGGCATTGTCGTTGAGGAGGGCGCTGAGATCCTGCTGGCACCTCGGGCCATCCGTACACGCTACTTGCGCACCTGGTTCCTGGTCGACCTCATCTCCTCTATTCCCGTGGATTACATTTTCCTGGTGGTGGAGCTGGAGCCACGACTGGACGCCGAGGTCTACAAAACAGCGCGGGCCCTGCGCATCGTGCGTTTCACcaagatccttagcctgctgcggCTGCTCCGCCTCTCCCGCCTCATCCGCTACATACACcagtgggaggag ATCTTTCACATGACCTATGACCTGGCCAGTGCGGTGGTTCGCATCTTCAACCTCATCGGGATGATGCTGCTGCTATGTCACTGGGATGGCTGTCTGCAGTTCctggtccccatgctgcaggACTTCCCTCCCGACTGCTGGGTCTCCATCAACCACATGGTG AACCACTCGTGGGGCCGCCAGTATTCCCACGCCCTGTTCAAGGCCATGAGCCACATGCTCTGCATTGGCTACGGGCAGCAGGCACCTGTGGGCATGCCCGATGTCTGGCTCACCATGCTCAGCATGATCGTGGGCGCCACGTGCTACGCTATGTTCATCGGCCACGCCACCGCCCTCATCCAGTCCCTGGACTCCTCCCGGCGCCAGTACCAAGAGAAG TACAAGCAGGTGGAGCAGTACATGTCCTTCCACAAGCTGCCAGCGGACACACGGCAGCGCATCCATGAGTACTATGAGCACCGCTACCAGGGCAAGATGTTCGATGAGGAAAGCATCCTAGGCGAGCTGAGCGAACCGCTTCGGGAG gagATCATTAACTTCACCTGCCGGGGCCTGGTGGCCCACATGCCGCTGTTCGCTCACGCCGACCCCAGCTTCGTCACGGCTGTGCTCACCAAGCTGCGCTTTGAGGTCTTCCAGCCGGGGGACCTCGTGGTGCGTGAGGGCTCCGTGGGCAGGAAGATGTACTTCATCCAGCACGGGCTGCTCAGTGTGCTGGCCCGCGGTGCCCGGGACACCCGCCTCACTGATGGATCCTACTTTGGGG AGATCTGTCTGCTGACTCGGGGCCGCCGCACAGCCAGTGTGCGTGCTGACACCTACTGCCGCCTCTACTCACTCAGTGTGGACCATTTCAATGCTGTGCTCGAAGAGTTTCCCATGATGCGCCGGGCCTTCGAGACAGTGGCCATGGATCGGCTGCGCCGCATCG GCAAGAAGAATTCCATACTACAGCGGAAGCGCTCCGAGCCTAGTCCGGGCAGCAGTGGGGGCCTCATGGAGCAGCACTTGGTGCAACACGACAGGGATATGGCTCGGGGTGTTCGGGGCCTGGCCCCAGGCACAGGAGCTCGGCTCAGCGGAAAGCCAGTGCTGTGGGAGCCTCTAGTACACGCGCCCCTGCAAGCAGCCGCCGTGACCTCCAATGTGGCCATTGCCCTGACTCACCAGCGGggccctcttcccctctcccctgacTCTCCAGTCACCCTCCTTGCTCGCTCTGCTCGAAGATCAGCAGGAGcaggctccccagcctccccactgGTACCTGTCCGAGCCGGCCCTCTGCTGGCCCGGGGGCCTTGGGCATCCACCTCCCGCCTGCCGGCTCCCCCTGCCAGAACCCTCCATGCCAGCCTATCCCGGGCTGGGCGCTCCCAGGTGTCCCTGCTGGGCCCGCCTCCAGGTGGAGGTGGGCGGCGCCTAGGACCTCGGGGCCGCCCACTCTCAGCCTCCCAACCCTCACTGCCTCAGCGGGCAGCAGGCGATGGCTCTCCTGGGCGGAAGGGCTCAGGAAGCGAACGCCTGCCCCCCTCAGGGCTCCTGGCCAAGCCTCCAGGGACAGCCCAGCCCCCCAGGCCACCGGTGCCTGAGCCAGCCACGCCCCGGGGCCCCCAGCTCTCTGCCAACATGTGA